The Toxotes jaculatrix isolate fToxJac2 chromosome 6, fToxJac2.pri, whole genome shotgun sequence genomic interval AGAGTCTGAAGTGGTGTTGACCCATAACAAGTCTGGCAGGTTTGAGTCACGGTTCGTCAGCGTTGGGATCCAGGCGTCCCCGTCCATCTGGCTCAAAGGCATGGAGGGTTCAGCTCTGGGAGTCTGGGTTGCACATGGAGAAGGTACAGTCAGGATCTGTCGGTTCAGTAGTGGTAGTCCTTAACTGGTCGTAAATATCTGAAAAATTGGTGCTTGCAGCCCTCTGGCCCCACCTAAGTGGCTGTCGATTGCAGCATTGGATCATAATTGAGCAcgaaaaggttaaaaaaaagtgaaagtttcACGCTTGCGTAACAGCAGCTCGTTCTGCTGACTCACATGTCACAGGTCAGTGTGTTCTGTAATCGGCAGCTGTGTTTAACATTGATTTTTCCCTCCAACCTCTTTCCTTCCCGCAGGTCTGATGCAATTCCGTAGCTCCCAGGCTCGGGACCAGATTATTTCTGGTGGGCTCGCCCCACTGCGTTACCTTGACGACCAGGGTCGACCTACTGAAGAGTACCCTCTGAACCCTAACGGCTCTCCGCAGGGTATCGCTGGGCTCTGCTCCAGGGACGGCAGACACCTGGCCATGATGCCCCACCCGGAGCGCTGCACCCTGGGCTGGCAGTGGCCCTGGGCCCCGAGGGACCTCAGACCCTCTCTCACACCTTCACCCTGGCTACGCATGTTTAGGAACGCGGCTGCCTGGTGCAGCAACGTACAGTGAGAATGTTCTTTAAACGTGGTGTTATGGTGCTATCTTTGTTGGGTTGTGTGAACTGGAACTTTAAGACCTCTTCCCTCACTCAGTGGTTCTCTTCACCTTTTTACTTACTCTTGTATTTGCTCTGTTTGCATTATTACCATTCCCTGCTGTAATACTTTATAACTGTTATGTACCAGTCAGTGATGCTCTGCTGAAAACTTTAGAAACTGAACTtgctaataaataaattaataaaaacagaaggtgTAGCATATGCAGTGTGTCATAAGATTAAGAAAAGCCACATAAGATAAtaaatattctttattttacacataTTTACATAGATGTCAGTACTGACATGACAACTTTTCCTGAGCTTGCTGAAACACGGCAAAGAGGAGTAAAATAAACACTTTGGTTGATTTGGTTTTGGGGGTGAGATGCTAAAAAATACAGcttattaaaatataaattgtgAATTTACTATTTTAATTGACAAGTCAATGGACACTAAGGACTTTGCCTATTTAATATGGATTTACCAGCCAAACACTTCAGGCCTCAGGAACTAAAAGAAGGATTTGTAACCAAATCTGAAACACCATACTGGCAtaacactgtattttaaatatCACTCTTGCATAGGCTCTGTAAACACTTGACAAACAGGCCTGGTGTCTGTATCCACAGTCTGAAAGGCAGAGACACTGTTTGACATCTCCGCTGTTACATGCTGTGCTGTTGTCAATATTCTTACAACCACTAATCCAACAAGCTACAGGCAGAAGGAAGAAATCCAATAAAAGTCCATGTCAAACAGTTCAGTCAAACAGTTCGAACTGGTGCTCTAAATCAGCGTCTGTCTACAGTGAAGTCCCCATTACTCCTCGTGAGGTTGTAGCATTGGCAGAATGTCCTCCGGTCTCCGGCACCATTTGCTGGTTGATGTTGATAACGCAGATAAGGAGCAGGATCACCACCACCAGGTCATCCAGGACGCCCAGCAGTCCCCATAGGGAGGGGTCTGTCTCCATGGGGCTTGCTGATGAAGAAGAGAGTGGGtccagaggaggggaggagatggACACCACGGTCCCCACGCAGCACAGGGCCACTCTGAATAAAAACAGCCAGACAAGACCTCCCATGGTGCCAAGGCCACGGGCCAGTAACTGCAGGAGAAGGGGTGCGTCACAGAGGTAGTCTGTTACCTGTCAGTGGCCAGGAGAGGAGGACACgtcagagaggaaaacataCTAAAGGCTCCTAGATATGAACatgcacatatttaaatgtaatgCGACTGTAATTGATAACATTAAAAGTGAAGTAGGGAGAATTCAATTTTTGTGGATACAGcacatacatttttatgtaatGATAGTTTTACGTTCTAAAAGTGTGAGGAAAGTTTAAACTCAAAATTCAGCTGCCATACTTTGAAGGCCAGTGCACTTTAACACCACCTTTTACACCTTTCACAGCCCCACCACATCTAAAATGTGTTTACGTGAAAAAGATCCATGTGGgaaatcagctgtttgtttcaaaggaaagaaaatactCGTCCAAAGTTGGGCAGCTAGATGTGTCAGCACTACATGTGTTAAGCAGATACTTCTATTGTCTGGAACTGGTGGTTGTATAAGACAGTGAATCCTTGAGGTTGCATAAGAGGTATTCCTGTTACCAAACATATTGTAATGGGAAATAGTGGAGGAGTTCTCATCTTTCCTAGGATCTAATCTGATCTCACACTCAAGGCTGTAAAAGAAAGGTACACACAGCTGATACCTATACACACCCTGACAGCTGAAGGGTGGAGAATAAGGAAAATTACTGCAGAAAGACTAGTTTCCAGGAAGAGACTATTTTCGATTAAGACAAAGCAAGAGCTGTTTGAAGGACGTGGGTGTCCTTGATGTTATGTCTAAAGGTTAGATGGAGTACAGACCCGTCGTGGGGCTCCAGAGTAACGCTTGTTGTAATCTGTGATTTCCCCAAGAACTTCCTTCGACTGTCGGTCTGATCGGCTCTCGTTGAATAGATGGCACAGCACGCTGACCTGGAAAGtcacaaacatttttaactCCATGATTCACGCTCATCCTGAGCCGCACTGTTCAGACTGTTTATGTTGGTTTCTGAATACTGTACCTTCTGTCTACAGAGAGGGCAGCTGATTGCGTCCAACCACGACCCATGTCTCCAGTAGGCGATCAAACAGGGAGCTGCAGAATCAAACACGTGAATCAGCGCCTTCTAATGAGAATTTAACAATTTACACGATGATGCTCGTGTAATGCTTCTGTCAAATATTTACACTGTAGCTAAATTGCAATAAAATCCAGTAGTATGACAATAATGCAGCGAAGGTGCAGTATTTCATCACTGTTACAGATAACAGGCGAAGGTATTTGGGTGATCAAGGGTTGAAGGACAAGTTAAAACACAGTGAAGTGGGTCAGGCGCACCGGTAACTGTGCTAAACGTCTACAGTGTGTTAGGTGAAAATAATTGATCACCCTTGTCTTAATCAATCAAATTTTATGGCCGTTTTGTTTCTCCATCACAACATTTATCAGACTAAAGCTTGGCTGAATTTTGCTCATCAGAGTCTTGTGAAAATATTTTGGACGCGTGTCCTCTTTCACAAACAGGAAAGACGTGACTCTTCTGTTGTGCTGAGCTGCCTCACCTATTGTTTGACCTGCCTCATCTAATTGTGCCACTTCTTGGAAGAGGTACGCCTCTGACTCACGCTATCATGTGTATGTGCCACTACAAGGTCTACTGAGCTGAGAGTGGTGCAAGGTTAATCAAACTTTTTGGACTAGGGTGATGACTCAGTCAAGGTTGTGATCACATATTAGCCAATCTAGTAATCTAACACTTGGCTTTATTGAATATGGTGGCTGAGCAGCAACGCCGGACTATGCCAAAAGTTTTATCAGCCTCTATGCAATATGATGAAACAACACAATTAGATCTACTTCAGTAAATTTGAACTTGAAGTTTTGAGCTGTACGTAGGGTCCACGTCTGACTGTAACGTATGTGAACAGCTAACTGAGAGTTgggcagaggcagagctgggaaaccatggcaacagctaAATACTGAAAGCTGAACAGACGGGCCTCAGGGCTCGAGGCATACAGCTGCAGCGCACTGACGCTACACTGATCGGAAAATGAAAGGCAACGAACAAAGACCCAGACACATGATGTAACAGGTGTGCgagatgaatgaaaaatgaatgaatcccATCACATACAGTAGATGATGGAGTGAGCATGAATAAAAGAACAAACCAGATCTGCTGTGATACAAAATCCGGCcagtgtgcatgcgtgtgtgtgtgtgtgtgtaatctcgTACCACAGAACAAATGGCCACAGTTGGTCTGGACTGGGAAGCTGGCAGGCTGCAGGCAGACCGGGCAGTGCAAGTCTCGATGGCATAAATCTGCAGATTCCTggagagatgagaagaaagaCGAAAGTTAAGATATCAGAGGTGAAGTACAGGAAGAAGGAAATGAataaaggaggaagaagacagaagaaagcTGGCATATCTAATAAAAAATTTAAGGCCAAATATATAGTATTCAGGCTTCTGTGTGCTATCTGATCTCCTAAAAGCTTTAAGGTCTCGATGATccctaaaaacacacagtacaatGGACACACAACATGTCTTTTTGATGAGGTCGAGGTCTATGGAAACAGCAAGACTataattcaattttcaattcatttcaattcagttttatttttatagcaccttccacaatctaAATTGTCTCAAAGCTCTTCACAGAGACCCAGaccctgaccccagagcaagcacttaaagcgacagtggcaagaaaaaaactcccttttaacaggaaggaACCTTGAGCAGAATCATTTGTTTGGCAGCAACTCTCTAAACCAGACTGTGACCGTAAtaaaagcaataataataatcataacaaAGGAGTGCCTCGCAGTAATAATATTGTTTACTGTCTGTGCATTTGTCCTGtcctgacaacagaaaaaactacagtttgatttttttttctttttccagatcAGTGTAATCTCTTCATGCtatagagtgtgtgtgagtaagtgaCTCGCTCACCTTGTGGCAGCTCGTATACGTTGATGTTGACTGCTCTGGTGCACAAACCGAAGATCCGGAGTACCCAAGGTGACCCTGGCCCAGAGGACCCTCAGAGGAGAGATGGTCCAGTCTGCAACGTGACACGACACGGTGACATTGATAAACACACCTTAAACACTGCATATCTGCTAGCAAGAAGATACTGACACAAAACTAATGATTTGTCAGATAAGGTTGACTGtactcagctgttttctgtgtgtgggcTACGGATGCTGATGCTCGGAGCACAGCACCCACCAGGACTGCTGTTTGTCCAAATGATTTTATAGCTTAACTTCCAAGATTGAGCTTTTAAATGGAAAGTTACAACTACTGCGAGGAATCATTTAAACATTCTAATGAAATCAGTCTGTGATTCTTTAGCAGCTCCTTTGTGTTTCATGGTTTGCTCTGGTATTAAATGTGTTAAACATAGTTATTTAAAACACTGGAACACGATAAATTACACAGTTTCATCTACAATGATTTAGCTTCTAAGATGAAGCATTTTTAACAGGTCAGGTGAAGCAGCTCTGGGTTCATAGGATCAAAAACACTAATTTCACTTTATCTCCAACCTTAAATGATCGTTTAAGCACAGTTATGGTACACAACCCTGCTGTTCCAAGAAAAAAATCCCCACACAAAACTGCCCAAACGTAATAAAATGAGACTCACCTGGACTGAGATTTGTTGTACGGGTGCATAGTTGATCTAGAAATGGCAGCTGATAGGTAGTCGCTGTCTCCTAGAGGGAAGTGAAGTGCTGCCTGACAGCATCACTGTACAAAATAAATTGGAGCTGCCTGTTAATGATTAACTACACCCCCCAATATCAGCTTGTCTTCCTGCTTAAAGGGACCAGTAATGCTGTCAGATCAATAATGCAGTGCTTCGTGCACAGCGGGACAACTCCAACTTGATTACAAAACTTTACAACAGACTGTGATGaatttttgaggtaaaaatattcagtttgttgCGTCTAAGCAGCAAAGAAATTCTCTCTTCAGACTGGTCAGAGGCAGACTATTTGGGTCACATGACTTTCCACCAGATCAAAGCCAGACCAGATCCCTCCCACACTGTGTTTAAGTAGGTTGGATCTGACTTTGTTGATCATTTACTGAAAGTTTACTCTGCCAACAGCGCCGCCTCACATAATTCTTCTCTTACCTATAAACTATTGGTTGTGAAATGCATGTGGTTGTTACTGACATTAACACTGTAGATAATAAACCCAGCAAAAGAAAGAAGGCCTATCACACATTCAAGTTTTAGTGTGAAAGCAAGGTTTATGTCTGTGATCAATCATTTCTGAAATATTATTATCACATTGTACAattcttttaaaatgaacacaaagcCAGGTGCTGGCGAAACGACTAAAAATGCAGTAACACAGTATTGACTGCTGTTGTAGTATATGTCCTATTGTagcaaatgtaaatgtcagttaagtaaaaaaaataaaaaattaaaaaaaaactcttccaGCATCTGATAGTAAGTGAAGATGTGATAATCTTCACATAGTTCATCATGACAGCTGTGGCAAAAATATCCTGGCAAATATTTACTCAGGCCCTTCACCTCACCTCTGATAGAAGCTAAAGAGAGGTAGTCTCTGTGGTTCAGGTTATCTAAAAATAGCAGCCATCAGTCAGAGAGGGTCAGGGTCTCAGAGAGGCAGTGATGTGCTCACCTACTGACAGTTAAACACAGGACAGAGCCCATTCCTGTAGACCAGCTGTGTAAAGTCCAATCTCTGCAGAGTCTGACATGCAAACCATACTCAGTGATCACTTTCTTCCCCTACAGGATGAtgtaaattcaaattaaataataagGCCACATGTGTCCATGATACATCCCTCCTCATCTCTATGATTTTGCACTAAACTTACTTAACTTTACTTAAGTTACTtaacttaatcttattttattttattttattctattctatgttgtatattcatacatgttgcactggagaaggagatgctttccatctcgttgtacatgtaaaagatgtccaatgacaataaaaggcattctattctattctattctatgatTTGTTTGGAATTTTCCATATTGTGCCTCAAGAGAACAGGTAACGTGAGATTTGTTATCTTTTATGACTAAAGCCGTAGTATTGGGAACACAGTGTAGCCTCTGAATTTCAATTACTAACACTCTCAGGTGACACGTATAAATGGATAACATGAGACGGTTTATTATATTCATGGGTAATGATTTACTGTCAGGGAGGGGCTGACATGCTGCCAGGGTTTTAGTGGCTATCTGGGAAGAGCGTTGATTAGAGAAAAGGCTTTGTGTTGGCTATGGGGTGAGGTAATGTAGTATTTTACAGTAGGTCATGTAGTCAAACATGAAACCAACTGCAATTAAGAGTTCATGTTGGCAGAGCATGATCACTGGTACTGTTGGCAGACAAAATGAggccaaacaaagaaaaaagcaaacaaatgaatgaacagtTAAGAAAAACCTCgtttcattttaaatagaaGTGAAGTACACTTGTAAAGTTAAATTAATTTGATTAagaaatatatacaatatacagaTACAATTGCATACAGAATTATATACGGCACAGTTACATATTTTTCTGCATAATTAATACTTACTTTGATACATTAGGAGCATTTTGTTGATAATACTTTTGTACTTCCACTTAGTAAAAATAGAATTTTACATTAGTACTTTATTATGAACTTTCtaataaataaagtaataaaaacgTAGGTGTAGCACGTGTAGTGTGTcataaaattaagaaaacataAGTTTAAAATGTGAACTGGCCACCACAACAGTTTTTTATTTCGCTGTACTCAGTGATTATTTCCTAGTAAGATATAGATTTGTACCACAACACTCGATAATGAGTGCAAGCCGTCTGATAATCACACAGCTCCCAACCGTTGTGATTTCTCTCACGTAATGTGGGCGTACGGACGTCGTAGACCGCACTCATTGATTGGCTACAACGAGGTTTAAACAGCCGTCAATCATCATGGATCTCGAATCTGATTGGATCCGGCCCGTGTCCTCTCACTTTCACCTCAACCAGAGCTGCGCGCGAGTGGACGTCAAAGAAGTAAGGAGCTGCGCCATTCACGGACACGTTACGTTGTTTTCGTGGCGCAACGGCGGTCACGACCCGCCTCTATACGCATTAGTCGTTAGAGACCTACCTCTTGGCAGCAGGTGAGGTCAAATGCAGAGGAAAGGAGCGGAAGAGCGTTGCTTACAGGTGGATTTAAATATTTTCgctaaaaaaagaacaaatggaCGATAACAAAACGGCACTGGTCGAGAGCCTCATCATATGGGTGAGTGTTTTTTGTTAACGCGAATGTGTCGCCTGAGACGCGGAGACCATTGAGGCGATTTAAATACCTGTTTGTAGGtagtgggggggtgggggggttgttaGCGAAAACACAGTTTACtagctgagagaaaatgaatgtgaacatgAACCAGAGCAGGCAGtcgtcagtcagtcagacagcagcCGCTGGATGTCGTTATTATAGAGATTAGCTTCAGTTTCAGCcgtttgtttttagtgttgcACAGCCAGTCCACGCTCCGGAGCAGGGAGCTTGGTCCTAACGTACCGCAGGCTAGTGGGTATAAAGTTACCTCTTAGCAGGCACAATGACAACAATATCCCACAGTTTCGTTGATCCCCTCTGGATTTAGAGTGCTAATCCAATTAACTCAGAGATATTTGTGGAATGTGGCAATTTGGATGTTTTTGTTAGCGTTATGTAACTGATTAAATGTAGCTAACACCAGCAGTAGTTCAGTACCTTCGTGCACCTGAGGCACAGCTAGCTAGCATTGCTACACCTGCGCCTCTCCGTGGGTGTGAATCCATGTTTTGGTGGCTTTCTTGCGGGTTAGTAATAGGATAAAGGGTTTGTTAACTGGATCTCTTGTCAGGTTCATCTGACATTTAAATCCTGCGGCTGCATCCAAGAGACAGCGATTACTTATCTGTTTATTcattattctatttttattttatttatcgtAGATTTTTTCCCCTATCTTCCAACTCTTCTGTATGCTACGTataattttcttcattttccattaggagtttgattgtaaccaaagaatttccctcgggggattaataaagttactCTTATCTGATCTGATTAACAAGAAAGAGGATAgataaacagcaaaaaaacaaaaaaacaaaaccctttttGTCCAAGTCAGTCAGACACATAACTTTAAAAGTTTGAAAGTGGGCTGACTTTTAATTCCAGATGCCAGTGTTTTCAAATGGTAGTTTTCTCATTTTGGACTATCACCAGTCCCATCCAGTCCAGCCTTCCATCTCactatccatctatctgtcaGTTTGTCTCAGTCCCCAATTCTCTTCTCTCCATTGAATGGTATCTTGATTAATAAAAAGCATAGCTGCATTATTCCCTGTACTCTCCTTGATGatgctgtgttttctgcctCTCAGCTGCAGACCTTTAACACTCCTGCACCCTGCAGAACAGTAGAGGAGCTGACCACTGGAGCAGCAATTTCACAGGCACTGCATCAGATGTGAGAgggtgcacgcacacacacacacacacactcactcactcactcactcactcactcactcactcactcactcaggaAAATGGCACACAGCTCTGCCCCATTGCTCATGATATCTGGCTATTCTGCAAAGACTTTATTTACAGTCACTCTTGCAAACCATTAACTCTTTTGTTCACCGATTCCACCTTAAAACCCAGAAAAGCTTAATTTTTAAACATAGGATTTTGGTGTTGGACACTTAAAACCAAagaacaatgacttatttttagatttatcAGTAGGCACCAGTGTTGATTCACTTAGGTAGAAATACATTGCAGTGGAAGGGTTGGCCAGGTTCTTTCCAGACAGCAGTCTTGAGTGTCTAAAATGCACAAAAGGTGGAAAAGcaagttttgttttgagtgAGTGGTTAGACTCACCCTCAGCTGTTTATACTATCACTATTACTCTTTCAGCATGTTCTTGTATCTGCAGCCGGATGAAAAGAACACTCCTGTTTTCCATGGATTATTGAAAaggattctgggaaatgtagcaAACAACTCTCTGAAATACAAAGGTGGAGAGAAGTAAACTGCCACCCTTTAATTCAGAAATACCTTGTGAAATACATTCAGCGTGGCAGAAGAATGATATATAATAATTCATATTATGTAAGGAAGGATTTGTCCTTGCATGGTGTACTGTTTTTGAGAAGTTGTTGactgttctttgtgtgtgtctctgatgttGTGTGCGTGCTGCAGAGACCCAGCGTGGTTCACTGATGGATGGCTCGGTCGTATCAAAGCAGATGTTGAGGACAACTGGAGACTGAAGGTACAGAGCAGAGCCATCTCCCTGATCCTCCATGTGTCCTCTCTGACCTTTCTCTTCATATTTTGCTGAACCCCCCCTGTGTGCTAAATCCTCTGTTTGCTTCAGTCCTGCTCAACTGTCCTTGACACTGACCTCCTACCTGCTCCAGGGGGATCTGCTCCCGGCTTAGCCTGCACTCTGACCCTGCGCTCTGACTCCTCTGGTGAAATGTGTAGATTATGTATGTTTGTCCACATATGTCAGTAAGGGTGATttaggaaagaaagaaaatgcatgccattccctttctttctgtttggctgtgactgtgttttCCCTGCTACTGCCTTTTTCTTCCCTAATGGCCCtctttcacagaagacattttga includes:
- the si:dkey-183n20.15 gene encoding RING-HC_RNF170 domain-containing protein, whose amino-acid sequence is MHPYNKSQSRLDHLSSEGPLGQGHLGYSGSSVCAPEQSTSTYTSCHKESADLCHRDLHCPVCLQPASFPVQTNCGHLFCAPCLIAYWRHGSWLDAISCPLCRQKVSVLCHLFNESRSDRQSKEVLGEITDYNKRYSGAPRRVTDYLCDAPLLLQLLARGLGTMGGLVWLFLFRVALCCVGTVVSISSPPLDPLSSSSASPMETDPSLWGLLGVLDDLVVVILLLICVININQQMVPETGGHSANATTSRGVMGTSL